In Tenebrio molitor chromosome 1, icTenMoli1.1, whole genome shotgun sequence, the sequence GCTGCTGCTGGGGCTGTTCACGTGCGCCGGACTGGGGGCGGTGTACGCCGCCTCTCCCACTCAGCTCACCTGTGCGGTGGTGCGCTTCGGCACGGGGGTGGCCTACGCCGTCGTCTTCGCGTCTTTGCTAGTGAAGTGCGTCTTCCTCATCAGCCTGAACGGGGGCGTCTACCTCCCGGCGCCCTACCAGGGACTGCTGCTGCTCTTCGCCATCCTCATCCAAGTGGCCATCGGGGCGCAGTGGCTGCTCACGAGCCCGCCCCTCGTCGACAGCGTCGCCCTCGAGCCCAGCCCCGCCAAGCACCGGCTCCTGGTCACCGCCGAAGACGTCGCCCACCCCACAGTGCTGCCCCTCTGCCGCACCTCCTACGTCGACATCCTCCTCTCGCTCGTCTACGTCGTCTTCCTGATCCTCTTCGTCACGGTGCTGGCGGTCAAGTCCCGCGGGATCAGGGACAACTACCGCGAGGCCACCTACATAGGGCTCTCGGTCGGCTGCAGCATCCCCACGTGGCTAGTGTGGATCTTGAGTGGGTTCGTGGTCAACGAGAGACACAGAGACGCTTGTATCGCCTTCGGACTAGTTATCTCCTCGGCTCTGGTGTTCTTGATCATGTTCATGCCCAAAGGGCGCCAGTTGGCCGCCATGGGCAAAGAGGGCGTCTACGTCGAGGACCGAGAGGAGCGTTTTAGTTCTTTGAGCCGGGCTGGATCGGGCTATTCGCCGTCCTTTTTTCACTTCAAACCCATGAAGTATGGGCTCGGCCACGGCACCTCGCATAAACACCAGCACACCGTCACCACCATCGGAGGAGGTATGGCTCACTAATTCACAATAACCACCCACTAAGGGGCGTCCGTCGATCGATCAGGCCGAGGAAGGCTCGCACAATTGCGGCGAAAGTGACACGAATTCGAATTTTTTACAGAATTAAACAAACAATTCGATCCAGTTTAGCGCGCCTTCCTCGACTTCTTGCTTGGCCGCTTGCATAAAGAAATTCTCTGGCTTCGTTAGCATGGCCACTTcgtattgtttaatttgtaatctCTCTCTAAAATGCTAATTGGAATGCCGTGTTGAATCTGCAACCGACAAAATCTCTCCCTCTGCATCTGTTGTTCTTCTCGATTCGCGGACCTCGTTGCTTCTTGCTATACTTTGTGGGCTGAAATTCAGGCGGCCGCGCTGAAATGGTGGTACCCATATGCTGTAAACGGAAGCaataacttttattaaatataaaccACACCTGTAAGTACACCTGTAGCTCTAATTGAGTTTATGTATCGAAAAAAAGCGATCGACTCGATCCAGAAACCTGACCTTGACAGTAATGAACCGTTCGGAAAAAGAACAATGACAGAATCGCGTTTTTCTCGAATTAAAAAAGCGTTACTTAAGCATGTTTAGCTCGGTCGGATTTTGTgtctaataattacaatgtttaagcaaaaaaattgttgtttggACAATTTATTCGGACATTTGGCAGAAAAAACTTGCAGGTACCTCGTTAAGTGATTAACTGGTTGGGTAATTACATacaatttatgttttttgCATCTTCGACCAGAAGGTAAAGTATGTTCATTGATGAATTATGATAATAATCCGTcgtcaatttaaaaaacatatttatgtGTCACTACCACGATCAATTCTTCTTGACGAATTAACCTTAATGCTCCCGAGAAAAGGAAAACTATGATAAATCACAAGTTAAATATGATCACGCAACATTTGGAATTTGTGTCATCCTCACAGTTTTACTTTTGTCGCGACACACTTGCGGAAAAATGGTCTTCGTGTTGGAATCGTGCGAGAAAGCGCCTGCACGTCCACTTCCTCGTTgatcatgtttatttttaactgtatttgtttttttgggtaatttAAACTCAAGCACAACTTTAATTTATTCAGTGTTGTCGACGATCCGTTATTTAtggttttggcaatttttatgttttttgccGGTATTAAGAGCGGATCCTAATTTTCCGTGTGGCAAAAAATTTGCAGCTGGACACTTTTGCAAAATGTGGCACCTTTGCTCGTATATTATGCTCGTTCTGACGCGATATCGCACAACAAAATCAAACATCCGGGTAATATATgggaaaattattaaatctgcTTATTAGGGATTATTACACTGGCTAAGAATGTGGTACATATTACACTAATCAAGATGGATTTGCATTCCAGTGTCGCGATAAATCTAGTGTCATCTGgcaatttgttattttttgtcttcattagtggaaaaaaatgtggtggaaattttttttggacaAGACGTGAATTGGCTGAATTAAAAATTCGGGTTTTTTGTCgatctaatttaatttacaagATGTACATTGCAATGTAGGTGTGCTGGGGAAAACGAACAATGGAAACTAATTTAATGATTAATCAGTAACATGGCTGTTTTATTAACAGAAATTGTTTACTTATCGCTACATTTTATTACCCAAGAATCAAATTTGTAGTTTTCAATCGTTTTTGGGGATCAGTTTGTAAAATAAAGACGAGTTGGTAGAGGTCATCAATCATCATAAAAACAAACTTGAatgaaaatttgcatttttcaaACATTACTCAGGAAAGTACAATCTAAATTTAATAGTGACAAATAATTTATATCTACCTACTAAtgtttcaaagattttttatcTTCGATGTGTACTTTTTCTGGGGATATCCGGTACAAACTGCACACCTACTGTTATCTTTGAATACACACCACAGAAAACTAATCATTTCCAAgtatgtaatagttatttgtgtacgTAAGGTAAGGTATGTAacgccaaaaagtgcatcttttccattcgagtctgagttttctggccgaggcgcagccgaggcttaaaAACAGACGAGGgaaaatgcactttttggcagaggtgtaagtacattacattttttaggcgagcgcactacaaagcaaaagacatcatcggaaaaattacaaatttattttgtatctacccttttcaaatagataaatttcttaattttagtAATGTTGTCGAAATACACGTCAGCTAGAGCTTCAAGAAAATAAGTCTATTTGGTGTAGGGGAGGCAATaaagttttactttaaattttttcattttatttttggatcAAAGTAAGAAATCTAAGATTCATCATAATTTCTCTTCAAAATCAGTTGTCAATTAAGTTCAATTGTGAAGAATCACACGGTGGACCATCAAGTTTTCTTGACTCCTGAACTGCCAAAATTCTGGTGGATCTTCAcaagattttttgaaaagtttaaaATCTCTGTTAACCTCTTGATACGAAGATCCATACTTTTTATTGTGTTGGTAACGTATTGCTGTTTAGATCTTGATGAtaccaaattttcaaaaaagacaaacttcatTCTTAATTCTTAATCTTAGTCGCACTAATCGATCAACAAAATGGCGAACCACTCTCATAATTTATTTCTGcataaagatattttttttgaaattgtcaaaatatgagaaatttgactgGATGTTCAGATGTGTAACGGACTATGTAATTAAGTTgagaaaaactgaaattttcttCAGTACAATGATTCGTTTTGagacaaaagtaaaaaataagatgTAGTGGAAGTGAACGTCGGGATTGCTTTTTGCTGGGCTATTCCATGTATTATTTTATCCATAATTTAATAAGCAATTTTTTGTCGGTGCCTGTCAACGAACCGATGGCAAATCGAACCACCCATTAATTCGGGGGAATTCCCGCCGCACAAAAACTCCATTGTCAAGCCTCCATCCATCGAAATCCAATGTTTACATTACCCAACGAAAGATAGCGATCGCTACCGTAAGATGAGCAGGTGCAGGTGCAAGAATTACATAATCCTGCGGCAATTTTATCCTCGTGACGCCACGCGCACGTCAAAATCGCCTGAAAATTTATGAAAGTCATTTGAGGCCGTAAAATTGTGCAAAACTGTCGATGCACATTAGTAATAATTAGGCGCAACGATCGgagaaaattataatttgtttagaGCGTCATTAGGTTTGCCAAGCGGCTGCACAATTTCACAGCAAATTAATAGAGTTCGAGGGAATCGGCGTTTTTCGAGTCGGTTTGAGGTGCAGTTTGTGGATGTTCGAGGCGTGCAAATAAGGCGAAGAATGTCGGCAAACTCGGAAACGTTGCATAA encodes:
- the LOC138131136 gene encoding metabotropic glutamate receptor 3; its protein translation is MMLQMRRGGRWRSGVSMARSVVLLASIATCLALSLAADDRQARSGDLDRGPPTAQERRLEMSTEFFLVPASPTPGTTPAAHITRTACVGCLDRIAGVFRNEAWVIPVLTLSAVTMALIIGFEVFVLCKAWRTTPSRRHLFLGQMLLLGLFTCAGLGAVYAASPTQLTCAVVRFGTGVAYAVVFASLLVKCVFLISLNGGVYLPAPYQGLLLLFAILIQVAIGAQWLLTSPPLVDSVALEPSPAKHRLLVTAEDVAHPTVLPLCRTSYVDILLSLVYVVFLILFVTVLAVKSRGIRDNYREATYIGLSVGCSIPTWLVWILSGFVVNERHRDACIAFGLVISSALVFLIMFMPKGRQLAAMGKEGVYVEDREERFSSLSRAGSGYSPSFFHFKPMKYGLGHGTSHKHQHTVTTIGGDLAMYPPPPSYTRLYQYQCYPSPPGYYSTRYLPGGVFLRPDDGNVYTTLEPTLSSNPNVYFQRGSGVHPGMMY